From Anopheles darlingi chromosome 2, idAnoDarlMG_H_01, whole genome shotgun sequence, the proteins below share one genomic window:
- the LOC125952788 gene encoding uncharacterized protein LOC125952788, which produces MDTPFVAYFPRKPEEFDEVVIRGKLTDNAQNASFNFCLRPPAQWPDDQTSPYIAYHLKISFAPDGESKVTQNWKNVEWQQEQVSKNWLVADRTKPFTAVFRLLDNQVKVFVDNVQHSPDYEMDMQLPVEEIHSVELWNDFEYVEELTFRFNNARDSYQLNA; this is translated from the exons ATGGATACACCGTTCGTAGCGTACTTTCCACGGAAACCGGAAGAGTTTGATGAGGTTGTGATAAGGGGCAAATTGACGGATAATGCTCAGAA TGCATCGTTTAACTTTTGCCTGAGACCCCCAGCACAGTGGCCAGATGACCAAACGTCACCGTACATAGCGTACCACCTGAAGATTTCCTTCGCCCCCGATGGGGAGAGTAAGGTAACGCAAAACTGGAAAAATGTTGAATGGCAACAGGAACAGGTGTCCAAGAACTGGCTGGTAGCGGATCGCACCAAACCCTTTACGGCGGTGTTTCGCTTGCTCGACAATCAAGTAAAGGTGTTCGTCGATAACGTGCAACATTCGCCGGACTACGAGATGGATATGCAGCTACCAGTAGAGGAGATTCATTCGGTCGAGCTGTGGAACGACTTTGAGTACGTGGAAGAGTTAACGTTCCGGTTCAACAATGCCCGAG ATAGTTATCAATTAAACGCGTGA
- the LOC125952784 gene encoding uncharacterized protein LOC125952784, with translation MNTPSYVFNFPNMPRKPKKRNEVQIVDVVWKFKLKNDAKKASFNFCTSEENKRTPYQLELSFSQDEGVDARSKVTQNRQLADGSMVYGKKENNKLVMLRKHSYTMMFSLFEQAPDENGNKQKIKAYLVTTPSQYCEKGKVYQTPNCEKDVEVELDQIKSVELRDDFEYLEEFTFRVYNDSAKEQPKK, from the exons ATGAATACTCCTTCGTACGTATTCAACTTTCCAAATATGCCTCGCAagccgaaaaaaaggaatgaagtGCAGATAGTGGATGTGGTGTGGAAGTTCAAATTAAAGAACGATGCCAAAAA GGCTTCGTTTAACTTTTGCACATCAGAGGAAAATAAAAGGACACCGTACCAGTTGGAGCTTTCCTTCAGTCAAGACGAAGGCGTAGATGCCCGCAGTAAGGTGACACAAAACAGGCAACTTGCTGATGGATCGATGGTctatggaaaaaaggaaaataacaAACTGGTAATGCTACGAAAACATTCTTACACGATGATGTTTAGTTTGTTCGAACAAGCCCCAGACGAGAATGGTAACAAGCAAAAGATCAAGGCTTACCTAGTTACCACACCTAGCCAGTACTGCGAGAAGGGCAAGGTGTACCAAACGCCGAACTGCGAGAAGGATGTGGAGGTAGAACTAGACCAGATTAAATCGGTCGAACTTCGGGACGACTTCGAATACTTAGAGGAGTTTACATTCCGTGTCTACAATGATTCAG CTAAAGAGCAACCGAAGAAGTGA
- the LOC125952772 gene encoding myb-like protein I — protein sequence MTEELQTQPQPQAQATIQPQPKPRLGPQDYRNSELVTKFMAANPPYLYSPAVGPHNFFFSEMLRSLVANKRNESLRNASEQLHHQQQQQQQQQQQQQQQQQQHHQAHAQAQHVQNHLALQAATTRRPRKRSWSQHRYYPEITHKEGKDGDERPATHPEKPLELTNKLAVFNSRNIPHIAAAGGSVGTKLFPDEPQEACFKTPAYHERKQGDLKPAPATVAEKPTINNSNLLPEPSTGSMPPSDLILPPPPPVWYPPLYPPYGIDPLHFFIDLRVSGHIYDRKKESNSPGSAGSDGSTLSVKSEHSKLIGTGADRQGSAFSVPKPRDTTQTVTGTPGAEVGPSAINLVTPLDEGGSVMDGNEGERTTDGHQASVGFGGDTKNAHYVLHNLPRIYGDLNGNHKMANGGRCLAEDEETNGNLSDEQEQDPEPDSKSIGSIEDATDEENKYRDVDLNVISDEESIAVDEN from the coding sequence ATGACGGAGGAATTGCAGACCCAGCCACAGCCCCAAGCACAGGCCACGATCCAGCCTCAGCCAAAGCCACGGCTTGGACCACAGGACTACAGGAACTCCGAGCTCGTCACCAAGTTCATGGCCGCCAATCCACCTTACCTATACTCACCGGCCGTCGGGCCGCACAATTTCTTCTTCAGCGAAATGCTGCGCTCTCTGGTGGCCAACAAGCGGAACGAAAGTCTCCGCAATGCTAGCGAGCAATtacatcaccagcaacagcagcaacagcaacagcagcagcagcagcagcagcagcagcaacaacatcatcaagcACATGCTCAGGCTCAGCATGTTCAGAATCATTTGGCATTGCAGGCCGCAACAACACGCAGACCACGCAAACGATCATGGAGTCAGCATCGCTACTATCCGGAGATTACACACAAGGAAGGCAAAGATGGGGATGAGCGCCCCGCAACGCACCCAGAGAAACCCCTGGAACTGACAAACAAGCTGGCGGTATTCAATAGCCGAAACATTCCACAcattgctgccgctggtggatCCGTTGGCACCAAACTCTTTCCCGATGAGCCACAAGAGGCGTGTTTCAAAACTCCGGCGTATCATGAAAGGAAACAGGGCGATTTGAAgccagcaccggcaacggtGGCCGAGAAGCCAACGATCAATAACTCGAATCTACTACCGGAACCATCTACCGGATCGATGCCTCCATCGGATTTGattcttccaccaccaccacccgtctGGTATCCTCCGCTCTACCCTCCGTATGGTATCGATCCGTTGCATTTCTTCATTGATTTGCGCGTGTCCGGTCATATTTATGATCGCAAAAAGGAATCCAACTCACCAGGGTCCGCTGGATCCGACGGATCGACACTGTCGGTCAAGAGTGAACACTCGAAGCTGATCGGTACGGGTGCCGATCGACAGGGATCTGCTTTCAGTGTCCCCAAACCGCGCGATACGACACAGACCGTCACTGGAACGCCAGGAGCGGAGGTTGGACCTTCTGCCATTAATCTGGTTACGCCTTTAGACGAAGGTGGTTCtgtgatggatggaaatgaagGAGAGCGGACGACGGATGGACACCAAGCGTCCGTAGGGTTCGGTGGGGATACGAAGAACGCACATTATGTGCTCCACAATCTGCCACGTATTTACGGTGATTTGAATGGTAATCACAAGATGGCCAATGGTGGCAGATGTTTGGCCGAGGATGAGGAAACGAATGGAAACTTGAGCGATGAGCAAGAACAGGATCCCGAGCCGGACAGCAAATCCATTGGCTCGATCGAAGATGCGACGGATGAGGAGAATAAGTACAGGGATGTGGATTTGAATGTGATTTCGGATGAGGAATCGATTGCTGTGGATGAAAATTAG
- the LOC125952777 gene encoding G kinase-anchoring protein 1-like encodes MFTVVPSRFQGLKIEDEEGFRWVGKPKKNSKPAAVPAPKQTAVKNGPAKQQPPKKQKPKPPKNKGPNEADQNEQWSKWQQKDTEILEKSYMSDLEQALLQSKLDFEANKPKYDQAEKDAKQQSAAAKPRKPKALSLHEFQEKVHNDMKQKEQQRHRKQVEDEYNKNYTFFEQIDLETKQIINKEQMKALFQTKDISAMANSAKNVSKKGSKRTAANETPSELDLLKAENKELKEQLYLLSFELKNVALKLSSAEMKEKGELLLEIEQLKRVQEDMTAEMTALYGELEQAKSKSNQDAKFKDKIKLRKAVQSGNGTEQQSTGN; translated from the exons ATGTTCACCGTAGTTCCTTCGCGATTCCAAGGATTGAAAATAGAAGACGAAGAGGGGTTTCGATGGGTTGGGAAACCAAAGAAAAATTCGAAACCAGCCGCTGTTCCGGCTCCGAAACAGACCGCGGTGAAAAACGGACCGGCTAAACAGCAGCCtccaaagaagcaaaaaccg AAACCACCAAAGAACAAAGGCCCGAACGAGGCGGATCAGAACGAACAGTGGTCCAAATGGCAGCAAAAGGATACGGAAATTTTGGAGAAGAGCTACATGAGCGACCTCGAACAAGCACTTTTGCAGTCAAAGCTAGACTTTGAGGCCAACAAACCCAAATACGATCAAGCCGAAAAAGATGCTAAACAACAGTCCGCTGCAGCCAAACCCCGTAAACCAAAAGCCCTGTCTTTGCACGAGTTTCAGGAAAAGGTACATAACGATATGAAGCAGAAAGaacagcaacggcaccggAAACAGGTAGAAGATGAGTACAACAAGAACTACACGTTCTTCGAACAAATCGATCTCGAAACAAAGCAAATCATCAACAAGGAACAGATGAAGGCGCTGTTTCAAACCAAAGATATCTCTGCGATGGCCAACAGTGCGAAAAACGTGTCCAAGAAAGGCAGTAAGCGCACGGCTGCCAACGAAACTCCCAGTGAGTTGGATCTGCTGAAGGCCGAAAACAAGGAGCTAAAAGAACAATTGTATCTGCTAAGCTTCGAGCTCAAAAACGTGGCCCTTAAGCTGTCGAGTgcggaaatgaaggaaaagggggagctgctgctggagattgAACAGCTGAAGCGAGTGCAGGAAGATATGACGGCCGAAATGACCGCTCTCTATGGTGAACTGGAGCAAGCCAAATCCAAATCGAACCAGGATGCCAAGTTCAAGGATAAGATTAAGTTACGAAAAGCCGTCCAGTCTGGAAATGGTACGGAACAGCAGTCTACCGGTAATTAG
- the LOC125952764 gene encoding nuclear cap-binding protein subunit 1 — translation MNRRRPYEDDGDFYGERNKKRRRVSENQEMEERLETLILRVGENSTSSLESNLEGLVSVLESDLGNFRAKILRILSECPIKMPEKCTIYSTMVGLMNAKNYNFGGEFVEYMVKTFKDSLKQCQWDAARYALRFLADLVNCHVISTASLLQLLDSMVDAANEDNVPQVRRDWYVFAVLSTLPWVGRELYEKKESALENLLVRIEVFLNKRTKKHHNALRVWSVDAPHPQEEYLDCLWAQIRKLRQDNWAEKHIPRPYLAFDSVLCEALQHNIPAIHPPPHQDSFEYPMPWVVYRMFDYTDCPPGPILPGAHSIERFLIEEHLHSIIETHRWERKDCAIHLLYLSYKDKIPLEYCIVEVIFAELFHMPTPRYLEICYGSILIELCKQQPSKMPQVLAQATEILFMRIDSMNTSCFDRFVNWFSYHLSNFQFRWSWDDWDSCLLLENEHPRPKFIQEVLLKCLRFSYHDRFKEMMPEAYAKLIPKPPAPQYKYTMEGAASLPGTATAHKLVVAIRKKCNASEVLTELNDLPNPREGSEADMTESTFNPLKIDVFVQTLLNLGSKSFSHTFAAISKFHAVFKALAETEEAQICILHNMFELWVDHQQMMVVIVDKLLKVQIVECSAVATWVFSKEMVGEFTKMYLWEILHLTIKKMNQHVTKLSREMNEAKDKLARTAESSSSESEEEGAGGTSNTQKRRKNADGTAEKPTEEQVERMEEKLEAAYVDQKRLFLIIFQRFIMILSEHLVKCDTDGREYNTDWYRWTVGRLQQVFMMHHEQVQKYSSTLESLLFTSDLDPHILDVFHQFTALRA, via the exons ATGAATCGACGACGCCCGTATGAAGACGATGGCGACTTTTACGGAG aACGTAACAAGAAGCGTCGCAGAGTGTCGGAGAATCAGGAGATGGAGGAGCGCCTAGAAACGCTGATCCTGCGTGTCGGCGAAAACAGCACGTCGTCTCTCGAGTCCAACCTTGAGGGGCTGGTATCGGTGCTGGAGTCCGATTTGGGGAACTTCCGCGCCAAGATCCTGCGCATTCTTTCCGAGTGTCCCATCAAGATGCCGGAAAAGTGTACGATCTACTCCACGATGGTGGGGCTGATGAATGCCAAGAACTACAATTTTGGCGGAGAATTCGTCGAGTATATGGTGAAGACGTTTAAGGACAGCCTCAAGCAGTGCCAGTGGGATGCGGCCCGGTACGCGCTGCGCTTTCTGGCGGATCTCGTGAATTGTCACGTCATCTCGACTGCCTCGTTGCTGCAGCTACTGGACAGTATGGTGGATGCGGCCAACGAGGACAACGTGCCGCAAGTGCGCCGCGATTGGTACGTGTTCGCGGTGCTCTCTACCCTGCCCTGGGTTGGTCGAGAATTGTACGAGAAGAAGGAATCTGCGCTGGAGAATCTGCTTGTCCGCATTGAGGTGTTTCTCAACAAGCGTACCAAGAAGCACCACAACGCGCTGCGCGTGTGGTCGGTGGATGCTCCGCATCCGCAGGAGGAGTATCTCGATTGTCTGTGGGCCCAGATCCGCAAGTTGCGGCAGGACAATTGGGCGGAAAAGCATATACCTCGACCGTATCTGGCCTTCGATTCGGTGCTGTGCGAAGCGCTACAGCACAACATTCCGGCGATCCATCCGCCGCCACATCAGGATTCGTTCGAGTACCCGATGCCGTGGGTCGTCTATCGTATGTTCGATTACACGGATTGCCCACCGGGACCCATCCTGCCCGGAGCGCACTCGATCGAGCGATTCCTCATCGAGGAGCATCTTCACTCGATCATCGAGACGCATCGTTGGGAGCGCAAGGATTGTGCCATCCACTTGCTGTATCTGTCGTACAAGGACAAAATCCCGCTGGAGTACTGCATCGTGGAGGTCATCTTTGCCGAGCTGTTCCACATGCCTACTCCGCGCTACCTCGAGATTTGCTACGGATCCATTCTGATCGAGCTGTGCAAGCAGCAACCATCCAAGATGCCACAGGTGTTGGCACAGGCAACGGAGATACTTTTCATGCGCATCGATTCGATGAACACGTCGTGTTTCGACCGCTTCGTGAACTGGTTCTCGTACCATTTGAGCAACTTCCAGTTCCGCTGGTCGTGGGACGATTGGGATAGCTGTCTGCTGCTCGAGAATGAGCATCCACGCCCAAAGTTCATCCAGGAGGTGCTTCTCAAGTGTTTAAG ATTCTCTTATCACGACCGTTTCAAGGAGATGATGCCCGAGGCGTACGCAAAGCTGATCCcgaaaccaccggcaccgcagTACAAGTACACGATGGAAGGAGCCG cTTCTCTACCTGGAACGGCCACCGCTCATAAGCTGGTGGTTGCGATTCGCAAGAAATGCAACGCCAGCGAAGTACTAACCGAGTTGAATGATTTACCAAATCCGCGAGAAGGTTCCGAGGCGGACATGACTGAGTCCACTTTTAACCCACTGAAGATCGACGTATTCGTGCAGACGCTGCTCAATTTGGGTTCGAAGAGTTTTTCACATACTTTTGCAGCAATTTCCAAATTTCACGCAGTTTTCAAG GCGTTGGCGGAAACGGAAGAAGCACAGATTTGCATTCTGCACAACATGTTCGAGTTGTGGGTCGATCATCAGCAGATGATGGTCGTGATCGTTGACAAGCTGTTGAAGGTCCAGATCGTCGAATGTTCGGCCGTAGCCACCTGGGTCTTTTCTAAGGAGATGGTCGGCGAATTCACGAAAATGTACTTGTGGGAAATTCTTCACCTCACCATCAAGAAGATGAACCAACACGTGACTAAATTGA GTCGCGAAAtgaacgaagcgaaggataAATTAGCCCGTACTGCCGAATCTTCATCAAGTGAATCagaggaggaaggagcaggaggtacATCAAACACCCAGAAACGTCGCAAGAACGCTGACGGGACAGCGGAGAAGCCGACCGAAGAACAGGTTGAACGGATGGAGGAAAAGCTAGAGGCGGCCTATGTCGACCAAAAACGTCTATTTCTGATCATTTTCCAACGTTTCATCATGATCCTTTCGGAGCACTTGGTCAAGTGTGACACTGACGGTCGGGAGTATAACACCGATTGGTATCGATGGACCGTCGGTCGATTACAGCAAGTGTTTATGATG CACCACGAGCAAGTGCAGAAGTACAGTAGTACATTGGAAAGTTTGCTGTTCACGTCGGATCTCGACCCGCACATACTGGATGTGTTCCATCAGTTTACAGCGCTCCGAGCGTAA